Genomic window (Chitinophaga parva):
ACACGTTGCCCATGCCTTCCAGCGCGGTTTGCACCACAGAGGGGTCAAAGCTGATGGTGAGCCAGTCGTTGTCCGTTGTATTGCCCGGCGTAAAAGCCGCGATCTGCGGGTTACAGAAGTCTACCAGGTCGCCCTGCCCGTCTGTTACGTTAAAGCAATCCTTGAACAGGTTCTTGTACACGTTATTGGCGCCAAATACATCACTCAGGCCTTCGGTGCTGCAGCCCAGGAAGTAGCCGGTCTTAAACTGTGTGTTCTCCGGGCCTGCCTTGGTGTTAATGGTCACCACGATGTTGTCATTGGCGCCATTGGGCATGTTGTAAGCAGTGGTGCTCCAGAAGGCCACCCATTCCAGGTCGTCTACCATATAATTGCCTCCCATGCCAAAGCGGTCTTTCAGGGCGGCCGGCCAGTTCTTGTTATTCGCAGCGATCACGGAAGCCGGGATGGGCACCATGCTGCCGTTGCCATCATTATCCGTGGTATAGGTTACGGTACTGTTCATGGCGGCGGCCCAGCTCTTAGGCGCCAGGAAAGCGATGATGAGGCGCTCATTGCTGCGGCCTCCGTCGGCCACGCTCACATGGCAGTTCATGGTGATAGTGAAGGTCTCCCCTGCCTTTACAGACGCGGGCTGGTCTACGCTATCCAGGAAAACGCAGCTGGCAATAGCCATGAGCAGAAGCGCCAGCGTGCCGTATAGTAATTTCTTTTTCATATCGTGGAAAGCTATTGATTAAGGTTGCACGCGTTGCAGCGTATAGAGGTACACGTTAGCCCCGCATCCCGGGCTGAACGTGAAGATGATATTGCGGGCGCCGGCAGCTACCGGGTAATTGAAAGTGGTGCTTACGGCGGTATCCCCGTCTGGCGTGAATTTCAGGCGGAAGGGGTATTTCGGGTCGTCCAGGGCATAGGTGCCATTCTTGCTTACCACGAAAGGCAGTACGTTATCCATGGTATACTTGCCATCTGTGGTAAAATGGATCCTGAACTGTGAAAAGTCGGCCAGGGTGGTAATGTCCACCCCGTTGCGCACACATTTGGTAATGCGCCATTCGCCGGAGATGTCTTTCGTGCTCTCGGCCACCAGCATATCGTTATGGTGACAGCCAAAGGTGCCCATCAGCAACAGTACAATACCGATGCGGCCTGCTACGCGGAATAATGTTGTGAGATTCATGTGTTGCTGTTGTTTTACCAGGAGGGATTTTGTTTCAGCTCAGGGCTCTTTGCGGTTTCATGCTGCGGGATGGCCCACAGGTACATGGCCGTGCGGAAGTTGTGCTTGCGTACCGGGAAGAGCTTATAAGTTACACTGCTGCCATTGCGTGTTACCTCCATACCGGTCATCGTTTGATTCTCCGTCTGGCCGGCTATCTTCCATCTTCTCACATCCCAGAAGCGGTGCCCTTCAAACGCAAGCTCCACGCGTCTTTCCGCACGTATGCTGTTGCGCATGGAGTCCTTGCTGATGCCCACCGGCAGCTGGT
Coding sequences:
- a CDS encoding DUF4961 domain-containing protein, giving the protein MKKKLLYGTLALLLMAIASCVFLDSVDQPASVKAGETFTITMNCHVSVADGGRSNERLIIAFLAPKSWAAAMNSTVTYTTDNDGNGSMVPIPASVIAANNKNWPAALKDRFGMGGNYMVDDLEWVAFWSTTAYNMPNGANDNIVVTINTKAGPENTQFKTGYFLGCSTEGLSDVFGANNVYKNLFKDCFNVTDGQGDLVDFCNPQIAAFTPGNTTDNDWLTISFDPSVVQTALEGMGNVYLCGTAYTGDGDTLTTCESTANTLLMPYTGKKSAITIWPRAFFKAPEGKKLKKFDFFFTDASGTVKVGFANSSTTPFPFTFKCQ
- a CDS encoding DUF5004 domain-containing protein; the encoded protein is MNLTTLFRVAGRIGIVLLLMGTFGCHHNDMLVAESTKDISGEWRITKCVRNGVDITTLADFSQFRIHFTTDGKYTMDNVLPFVVSKNGTYALDDPKYPFRLKFTPDGDTAVSTTFNYPVAAGARNIIFTFSPGCGANVYLYTLQRVQP